One window from the genome of Elaeis guineensis isolate ETL-2024a chromosome 5, EG11, whole genome shotgun sequence encodes:
- the LOC105044851 gene encoding probable inactive receptor kinase At5g58300 isoform X1 — MDYLNCRYFSVPFLFLLLCFPSSATGDLRSDKQLLLAFVDAVHHPRKLNWNTNTSICSSWIGVTCTADQTHVLALRLPGAGLSGPIPANTLGKLDALEVLSLRSNHLTGNLPADIISLPSLQNLNLQHNNLSGDIPASLSLGLTSLDLSYNSFTGEIPLGIQNLSQLSVLNLQNNSLSGPIPDLKLLRLKHLNMSYNHLNGSIPFSLQKFSNDSFLGNPQLCGPPLPQCSAVLPSPSPFSPSLSLPPAPSENHKKNSGKNASAGFIIAIVVGGLALLLLLLMVLFICIIRRKGGEGTGGLKKKGSTVEKPKEEYSSGVQMAEKNKLVFFEGCAYNFDLEDLLRASAEVLGKGSYGTAYKAVLEDGTAVVVKRLKEVVVGKREFEQQMEIIGRVGQHPKLVPLRAYFYSKDEKLLVYDYVPTGSFSTLLHGNRGSERTPLDWDSRVKVILGTAHGIAHIHSEGGPKFVHGNIKSSNILLGQDLNPLVSDYGLSPLMNPPATLSQLMVGYRAPETMETRKITQKSDVYSFGVVLLEMLTGKAPLQSQGHDDVADLPRWVQSVVREEWTAEVFDVELMMDHNNEEELVRMLQIAMSCVARTPEQRPRMEDVVRMIEEIRKSGSSLESKPKDSTAQTL, encoded by the exons ATGGATTACCTCAATTGCAGATACTTCTCAGTTCCTTTCCTCTTCCTTCTACTGTGCTTTCCCTCTTCAGCCACTGGTGACTTAAGATCTGATAAGCAACTTCTCCTTGCTTTTGTGGATGCAGTCCACCATCCCCGTAAACTTAACTGGAACACCAACACCTCAATCTGCTCTTCTTGGATTGGGGTGACATGTACAGCAGACCAAACTCATGTCCTTGCTCTCAGGCTACCAGGGGCTGGGCTCTCTGGCCCAATCCCTGCAAATACACTCGGCAAGCTTGATGCCCTCGAAGTCTTGAGCCTCCGATCCAACCATCTGACCGGAAATCTCCCAGCTGATATCATCTCACTTCCTTCCCTGCAGAATCTTAACCTTCAACACAATAATTTATCTGGAGATATACCAGCCTCACTTTCTCTGGGCCTCACGTCCCTTGACCTCTCTTATAACTCCTTTACAGGAGAAATTCCCCTGGGAATTCAAAACCTGTCTCAACTTTCTGTATTGAATTTACAAAACAACTCTCTGTCTGGACCCATCCCCGACCTTAAACTCCTCAGGCTAAAACATTTAAATATGAGCTACAACCATCTAAATGGTTCCATACCATTTTCCCTCCAAAAGTTTTCAAATGATTCATTCCTGGGAAACCCTCAATTGTGTGGCCCACCTCTACCTCAATGCTCTGCAGTTCTTCCTTCACCTTCACCATTTTCTCCTTCCTTGTCACTCCCACCGGCACCCTccgaaaatcataaaaaaaactcCGGGAAAAATGCTAGTGCTGGGTTTATAATTGCAATTGTTGTTGGGGGATTGGCCTTGCTGCTGCTTCTTTTAATGGTTCTATTTATATGCATTATAAGGAGGAAAGGTGGAGAAGGTACTGGAGGATTGAAGAAGAAGGGCTCCACTGTTGAAAAGCCTAAAGAGGAGTACAGTAGTGGAGTTCAAATGGCTGAGAAGAATAAGTTGGTTTTCTTTGAAGGCTGTGCTTATAACTTTGACTTGGAAGATCTGCTGAGGGCTTCTGCTGAAGTCCTTGGGAAGGGGAGCTATGGGACGGCTTATAAGGCTGTTCTTGAGGATGGCACTGCAGTGGTGGTGAAGAGGTTGAAGGAAGTAGTGGTGGGGAAGAGAGAATTTGAACAACAGATGGAGATCATTGGAAGGGTCGGGCAACACCCAAAACTTGTTCCACTTCGTGCTTATTTCTACTCCAAAGATGAAAAGCTCCTAGTCTATGATTATGTTCCCACTGGCAGCTTCTCTACCCTCTTGCATG GAAACAGGGGCAGTGAAAGGAcaccactggactgggactccagAGTAAAAGTGATACTTGGAACAGCACATGGCATAGCACACATTCATTCTGAAGGTGGTCCAAAGTTTGTGCATGGCAACATCAAATCCTCCAACATCCTTCTCGGTCAAGACCTTAATCCATTGGTCTCTGATTATGGCCTCTCTCCTCTTATGAATCCTCCTGCCACCCTCTCCCAGCTCATGGTGGGTTATCGGGCACCTGAAACCATGGAGACCCGAAAGATCACTCAGAAATCTGATGTCTACAGCTTCGGGGTCGTCCTCCTTGAGATGCTTACTGGGAAAGCTCCACTTCAATCCCAGGGGCATGATGATGTTGCTGACCTACCAAGATGGGTCCAATCTGTGGTCCGAGAGGAGTGGACTGCTGAAGTTTTTGATGTGGAGCTGATGATGGATCACAACAATGAGGAAGAGCTggttcggatgctccagattgcGATGAGTTGCGTCGCGAGAACTCCAGAACAACGGCCAAGAATGGAGGACGTGGTTAGGATGATTGAGGAGATCCGGAAGTCTGGTTCATCCTTGGAGAGCAAACCCAAGGATTCCACCGCGCAAACATTGTGA
- the LOC105044851 gene encoding probable inactive receptor kinase At5g58300 isoform X2, with product MPGSRRKGGEGTGGLKKKGSTVEKPKEEYSSGVQMAEKNKLVFFEGCAYNFDLEDLLRASAEVLGKGSYGTAYKAVLEDGTAVVVKRLKEVVVGKREFEQQMEIIGRVGQHPKLVPLRAYFYSKDEKLLVYDYVPTGSFSTLLHGNRGSERTPLDWDSRVKVILGTAHGIAHIHSEGGPKFVHGNIKSSNILLGQDLNPLVSDYGLSPLMNPPATLSQLMVGYRAPETMETRKITQKSDVYSFGVVLLEMLTGKAPLQSQGHDDVADLPRWVQSVVREEWTAEVFDVELMMDHNNEEELVRMLQIAMSCVARTPEQRPRMEDVVRMIEEIRKSGSSLESKPKDSTAQTL from the exons ATGCCTGGGAGCCG GAGGAAAGGTGGAGAAGGTACTGGAGGATTGAAGAAGAAGGGCTCCACTGTTGAAAAGCCTAAAGAGGAGTACAGTAGTGGAGTTCAAATGGCTGAGAAGAATAAGTTGGTTTTCTTTGAAGGCTGTGCTTATAACTTTGACTTGGAAGATCTGCTGAGGGCTTCTGCTGAAGTCCTTGGGAAGGGGAGCTATGGGACGGCTTATAAGGCTGTTCTTGAGGATGGCACTGCAGTGGTGGTGAAGAGGTTGAAGGAAGTAGTGGTGGGGAAGAGAGAATTTGAACAACAGATGGAGATCATTGGAAGGGTCGGGCAACACCCAAAACTTGTTCCACTTCGTGCTTATTTCTACTCCAAAGATGAAAAGCTCCTAGTCTATGATTATGTTCCCACTGGCAGCTTCTCTACCCTCTTGCATG GAAACAGGGGCAGTGAAAGGAcaccactggactgggactccagAGTAAAAGTGATACTTGGAACAGCACATGGCATAGCACACATTCATTCTGAAGGTGGTCCAAAGTTTGTGCATGGCAACATCAAATCCTCCAACATCCTTCTCGGTCAAGACCTTAATCCATTGGTCTCTGATTATGGCCTCTCTCCTCTTATGAATCCTCCTGCCACCCTCTCCCAGCTCATGGTGGGTTATCGGGCACCTGAAACCATGGAGACCCGAAAGATCACTCAGAAATCTGATGTCTACAGCTTCGGGGTCGTCCTCCTTGAGATGCTTACTGGGAAAGCTCCACTTCAATCCCAGGGGCATGATGATGTTGCTGACCTACCAAGATGGGTCCAATCTGTGGTCCGAGAGGAGTGGACTGCTGAAGTTTTTGATGTGGAGCTGATGATGGATCACAACAATGAGGAAGAGCTggttcggatgctccagattgcGATGAGTTGCGTCGCGAGAACTCCAGAACAACGGCCAAGAATGGAGGACGTGGTTAGGATGATTGAGGAGATCCGGAAGTCTGGTTCATCCTTGGAGAGCAAACCCAAGGATTCCACCGCGCAAACATTGTGA